CGACATCTTCTCCAGCTTGGCCGCGACCTTGGCCCGCTTGCGCAGGCCCGCGGTGTCGACCAACTGGACCTCCTGTCCCCTGTAGGACCACTGGACGGCGATGGCGTCGCGGGTGATCCCGGCTTCCGGGCCGGTCAGGACCCGGTCCTCGCCGATCAGCCGGTTGACCAGGGTCGACTTGCCGACGTTGGGCCGGCCGACGATGGCCAGCTGCAGGGGCCCGGCGGCCGCGTCCCCCGCCTCCTCGGTTTCCTCTGCCACCGCGGACGCCGCCTCGGCGAAGGGCGCCACGGCATCGCGCAGGTCGGAGAATCCCAGATCGTGCTCGGCCGAGAGCGGCACGGGATCGCCGAAGCCGAGCCCGTAAGCCTCGGCCAGGCCGGAATCGCCCGCCCGGCCCTCGCACTTGTTGGCGACCAGGACCACCGGCAGGTCCTGGCGCCGGAGCCAGCGGGCGAAGTGCCGGTCGAGCGCGGTCAGGCCGGCCCGGGCGTCGATCAGGAAGAGAACCAGATCGGCCGACAGCAGCGCCCGCTCGGTCTGCTGGCGCATCCGCGCCTCCAAGGCCTCGGGCGCGGCCTCTTCCAGCCCTGCCGTGTCGATGACCCGCAGCCGCAGGTCGTGCAGCCGAGCCTCGGCCTCGCGGCGATCGCGGGTCACGCCGGGCTCCTCGTGCACGAGGGCCAGCTTTCGGCCGACCAGGCGGTTGAACAGGGTCGACTTGCCGACGTTGGGCCGGCCGATGATCGCGACGGTCAGGGGTTGCATGTCGTCTGCTTTTCCAAGCGCCCGCCCGGCCGATCCCGGGTGCGGCGTCAGCGCATCGCCACCAGGGTCGCGCCCTCGGTCAGGAAGTAGACGGTGTTGCCGGCCACCACCGGCGTCACCGCCGCGGCCCCCGGCAGATTGAACTCGCCCTGCACCTCGCCGTTCCTGGGCGAGACCCAGACGCCCTTGCCATGGCTGCCGGCCAGCACCAAGCGCCCCCCGGCCAGGACCGGGCCGCGCCAAGTGATCGGATCTTGCCGGTCGTCTTCGTCCTCGAACTGCTGCAGCGGCTGGACCCAGCGGACTCCGCCGTTGGCCCGGGTCAGGCAGACCAGCTGCGCGTCGGCGCTGACCACATAGATGAA
This region of Kiloniellales bacterium genomic DNA includes:
- the der gene encoding ribosome biogenesis GTPase Der, which produces MQPLTVAIIGRPNVGKSTLFNRLVGRKLALVHEEPGVTRDRREAEARLHDLRLRVIDTAGLEEAAPEALEARMRQQTERALLSADLVLFLIDARAGLTALDRHFARWLRRQDLPVVLVANKCEGRAGDSGLAEAYGLGFGDPVPLSAEHDLGFSDLRDAVAPFAEAASAVAEETEEAGDAAAGPLQLAIVGRPNVGKSTLVNRLIGEDRVLTGPEAGITRDAIAVQWSYRGQEVQLVDTAGLRKRAKVAAKLEKMSVEDTLRAIRFAQVVVLLLDANEGLERQDLTIARHSVDEGRALVIALNKWDACTDREAALRQLDDRLERSLPQVRGVPKVAISALEGRHLDRLMDAVLEAYRVWNARVPTGELNRWLEAVTAAHPPPLSKGRKVRLKYVTQTKTRPPSYAIFCSRPAAIPASYLRYLENQLRSDFKLEGTPIRIALRKGENPYARKPGARKRGGRKKDAKKRAYTKGR